AGCGCCGCGAGGAGCTGCGCACCGAGACCGGCACGGTGGCCAGCAGAGAGTCGGTGGGCAGCTCGCCGCGGTCCAGCAGGTAGGAGCGCAGCGCGCCGCCGGCCACGGCCAGCACCACGTCGTTGACGGTCGTGCCGGTCGCCCTCTTGACCGCCCGCACCTGCTCGAGGTCCATGTCGGCGAGACCGATGCTGCGGTGCGAGGTGATGGTGCCGTTGAACGAGGTCCGCGGGGCCGTCAGCGGGGCGGCCATCGCCGTGCCGTTGCGGGCCCGGCCCACGGTCCTGGTCACCAGGGTGGCCGAGGGGCTGACCAGCCGGGCGAGCTGCAGCGGGCGGGTGGCGGTGCTGAGCACCCCGCGCCCCAGCAGCTCGGCCGGACCGGGCTCGCGCCCGTGCGTCGCCCGGGGGGCCGGGGCCAGGGGCGCGTCGGTGGCCGAGAGCGCGCACAGGTGGGAGATCAGGTTGGCGCCCGAGACCCCGTCGACCGTCGCGTGGTGCATCTTGCTCAGCACCACGACCTTGTCGCCCTCGTACCCCTCGATGACCCACATCTCCCACAGCGGCCGGGAGCGGTCGAGCGGCAGGCCCGCCAGGTGACCGGCGAGCTCGGTGAGCTCGCGGTAGCCGCCGGGCGTGGGCAGGGCGAGCCGGTGCACGTGCCGCTCGATGTCGAAGGACCTGTCGCGCACCCACACCGGGTGGTCGAGGCCCAGCGGCACGCGGCGCAGGCGGCGGGTGAAGGCCGGCACGTCGCGCACGTGGCCCTCGATCCCCGCCCGCAGGCGCTCGAAGCCGTAGCCGCCCGGCATCGTGGAGACGTCGAGCACCAGCAGCCCGCAGACGTGCATCAGCTGCGCCGGGGTCTCGAGGTACAAGAAGCTGGCATCGAGGCCCGACAACCGGTCCATGGAGCGCCTTCCGTAGGAATGAAACGTGTTCTAGTTTTGCACAGGTCCGTGGATTCCGCACACCCGCCGCGGCGGCTCCCCCGCCGCCCTAGAGTGCGCGCCATGGCCTTCCTCCGACGCCAGGTCGTGACCGCTGCCCTCGTGGCCAACGCCGTGCGCCCCGTGCCGGGCTACCGCACGGCCCTGCTCTCGTTCTTCCCCAGCTGGCTGGTCGGCGAGCTCGCCCCGCACGTGCTGGCCGCCACCGTGGCCGACGCCGCCGCCCACGCGACGGGCCCCCGCCGTGACGCCCGGGGCCTGGCCCTGGCCGCCGCCAGCTCGGCGGGCCTGGCCTACCTCCTCGACCAGAGCCGGCGGGTGCGCCGGGTGGCCGAGGAGTCGTTGACCGAGGCGCTCGGGGCCGACTACGAGGACGGACTGGAGACGCGGCCGAGCCCGGCCGACCTGGCCCTGCCGTGGCGCCGGCTGGTCTACCCGTTCCGGATGCGCGAGCCGCGGGTGCGGGTGGAGCGCGACATCGCCTACGACGACGCGCTCGGGCGCCGGGGCATGCTCGACGTCTACCGGCCCGTCGACTCCCCGCCCGAGGGCGCCCCCGTGCTCCTCCAGGTGCACGGCGGCGGCTGGACCATCGGCCGCAAGGACCAGCAGGGCATCCCGCTGATGCAGCACCTGGCGGCCAAGGGCTGGGTGTGCGTGGCGGTCAACTACCGCCTGGCCCCGCGCGACCGCTGGCCGGCCCAGATCGAGGACGTCAAGAAGACGATCGCCTGGGTGCGCGAGCACATCAGCGCCTACGGCGGCGACCCCGGCTACATCGCCATCACCGGCGGCTCCGCGGGGGGCCACCTCGCCGCGCTCGCGGCGCTGACGCCGCACCGGCGCGAGTGGCAGCCCGGGTTCGAGGACGCCGACACCAGCGTGCAGGTCGCGGTGCCGCACTACGGGATCTACGACTTCGCCGGCTCGACCGGGGTGCGTGCCGCCGAGCTGATGCGCGACCGGTTCCTGGGCCCGCGCGTCCTGGGCCGCCGCTGGGCCGAGGACCCGGAGGTCTTCGAGGACGCCTCCCCCATCCTCCAGGTCACCGACCGGGCCCCCGACATGTTCGTCCTGCACGGCCGGCACGACTCGCTCGCGCCGGTGGAGCAGGCGCGGCTCTTCGTCGAGCGCCTGCGCAGCACCTCGCGCCGCTCGGTCGTGTACGCCGAGCTGCCGGGCGCCCAGCACGCCTTCGACGTCTTCCCCTCGATCCGCAGCGCGCACGTCGTGCGGGCCATCGACCGCTACCTGCACTGGCACTGGCACACCCACCGCAGCGCCCGGGCCGGCGCCGCGACCTAGTCCCCCCGGGCGGTCTGCTCGCCGATGGCGCGGTGCTCCAGCGCCACGGCCAGGCGCCCGGCCCGGGCGAGGGTGGCGTCGAGGTGGTCGAGGGGCGCGAGCACCGCGCGGCGCTCCTCGTCGTCGAGGGAGGAGCGCTCGAGGCGGCCCTGGGCCAGGTGCACGCCGAGCTGCAGGGCGGTCAGCGCGTTGTTGAGGTCGTGCACCAGCGCCCGGGTGTCGGGCACCTCGCCCGGTGCGTCCTCGACGGTCGCCGCACCCGCCGCGTCGGGCGGCTCGGCGATCCAGCGGTAGCCCGCCCCGCTCTCGGTGGCGACGTAGGTGGGGCGCTCGGCGGGGTCACCGAGCTTGGCGCGCAGCGACCGGACGTGGGTGCGCAGGGCCGCGCGGGACTCCTCGCCCCGCCCCTCCTCCCACACCCGGGCCAGCAGCCAGCGGTGGGTGAGCAACCGGCCGGGGTGGGCCGCGAGCTCCTCGAGCAGGCGCCACTCCGTGGGGGTGAGGTGCACGGGGTCGCCGTCGACGACCACCGTCCGCGCACCCAGGTCGACCACGAGCCGGCCCAGGTCGAGCACCGCCGGCCGCGCTCCGGCCGGGTCGCCCTCGGCGGCGCCGCTGCGCCGCAGGAGGGCCCGCAGGCGCGCACCCAGCTCCTCGACGCCGAAGGGCTTGTCGAGGTAGTCGTCGGCCCCGGCCTCGAGGGCCTGCACCTTGCGCGACTCCTCGGTGGAGCCCGAGAGGATCAGCACCGGCACCGTCGAGAGACCCCGGAAGCGCCGGACCACGTCGAGGCCGTGGGCGTCGGGGAGGCCGAGGTCGAGCACCACGGCGTCGGGTCGTGCCGTGGTCAGCAGGTCCAGCCCGCCCCGGGCGTCGGGCGCCACCACCACCTCGAAGCCCACCCGCCCCAGCGCGCCGCGCAGGGCCTGGCGCAGCGCGGGGTCGTCGTCGACCACGAGGACCTTCGCCATGTCCCGAGCCTAGTGCCGCGCCTGGACGATCCTCACGCTTTCCTCACACCGTCGGCACCGTTCCACACGCCGCCCCGACGCCGCCGGGGCCACGGTGGGGGGACAGCCCGGGAGCCGCTCGGGGCGAGGGAGGACGACATGGCGACGATCCTGGTCGTGGACGACGACGAAGACATCCGCGAGCTCGTCGAGCTCGCGCTGACCACCGAGGGCCACGATGTCGCCACCAGTCCCGACGGCGCCCGAGCGCTGGACCACCTCGAGCAGCAGCCCGTCGACCTGGCGATCGTCGACGTGAGCATGCCGGTGCTCGGCGGGATCGGGTTCACCGCGTCGCTGCGCAGCATGGAGCGGCGCTCGCACGGCCGCCGGCCGCGCACCACCGTGGTGCTCCTCTCGGCCCTGACCGCCCCGGAGGACATCGACGCGGGCCTCGCGGCCGGCGCCGACGGCTACCTGCCCAAGCCCTTCCGCGTCGCGGACCTGACCCGCGTCGTCCAGCTGCACCTGGACCGCCGTGGCCCCTCCGTCGACCCGCTGCAGGCCGAGGACTGCTGCGAGGCGCAGGGCAGCCGGTGACGCCGCACCCGGTCCTGACGCGCGACTCACCGGCACCGGGTCCACCACCCGCGGCACGCTGGAACCATGATGGGCCGGTGACCACCCCCACCGCCGAGGCCCCGCGCCGCGTGCCGGTGGCCGCGGCGGCCGGGCTGCTGGGCCTGGTCTTCGTCCTCGGCGTGGTCTCGGTGCGCTTCGCGGTGCCGGGCACGGAGGTCGCCGCCTGGTGGCCCGCCTCCGGCGTCGGCGCCGGCCTGCTGCTGCTGCACGACCGGCGGCACTGGCCGCTGCTGCTGGGCCTGCTGGTGCCGCTGTCGGCCGCGGCCAACGCCGTCGGCGGCCGCCCGGTCCCGCTCTCCCTGGTCTACGGCGTCGTCAACGCCGCCGAGGTGCTGGTCTTCTGCGTGGCGCTGGGTGGGCTGCGGGCCCGCCCCTCCCTGGTGACCGGTGAGGACTTCCGCCGGCTGCTGGTCGTGGGCCTCGCGACCGGGCTCGGCATCGGCGCGGTCGCGGGTGTGGTCGTGGCCGTGATGACCGACGGCGACCCGTGGAGCACCGCGCGCAGCGTGGCCGCCTCCCACTCGGCCGCGCTGCTGGCGGTGGTGCCGGTCTTCCTGCGCTCCACCCCCGCTCCCGGCCTCCTCGAGCGTCGATCCGCCGCGGTGGTGGCGCAGCTGGCGCTCACCGCGGCCCTCTCGGCGGTCGTCTTCGCCCCGGGCCAGGAGCTGCCGCTGACGTTCCTGGTGGTCCCGCTCGTCGTGTGGGGTGCCGCGGTCCTGCCGGTGCGCTGGCTGACCTGGCAGATCCTGGTCATCAGCACCGGGGTGACCCTGATGACGGCCGAGGCGGGCGGGCCCTTCGGCGCGCCCGAGAGCATCGACGCCCAGGCGCGCGGGGCCATGGTCCAGCTCTTCATCGTCACCATGGCCGTCGTCGCGCTCCCCCTGGCGATCGCGGTGCAGCAGCGCCGCACCGCCCTGGAGGAGGCGCGCGCCGCCGCGTCGGCGCTGCGCCGCGAGCGCGAGCTGACCTCGGCGGTGCTCGACTCCGCGACCGGCACCGCGATCATCGGCACCGACCCCGAGGGGGTCGTCACCTACGTCAACCCGGGGGCCGAGGACCTGCTGGGCCGGCCCGCGGCCGCGCTGGTGGGCTCGCCGCTGACCTCGATCTACGACCCGGAGGCCCTGCGCGCGCGCCGTGAGCCGGGCGTCAGCGACCTCGGCACCGTGATGCGCTCGGTCGTCGACGGCAGCCCCGGTCGCCAGGACTGGTGCTGGGTGCGCGGCGACGGCAGCCAGGTCACCGTCAGCGTGGCCACCACGGTCCTGCAGGGCGACGACGCGGCGCCCGCCGGCTACCTCGCGGTCGCCCACGACGTCTCCGAGCGCCGCGCCGCCGAGCGCACCCTGCGCGCCGCCCTGGACCGCGAGCAGCTGGCGGTGGAGCGGCTCGAGGAGCTCGACCGCGAGAAGTCGGAGTTCGTCTCCTCGGTCAGCCACGAGCTGCGCACCCCGATGACCAGCGTCCTGGGCTTCACCCAGCTCCTCGGCACCGGCGCGGGCGGCCCCCTGACCGACCGGCAGCGCGACATGGTCGCGCGCATCGACCGCAGCGGGCACCGGCTGCTGGGCCTCATCGAGAACATCCTGTCGCTCTCGCGGGTCGAGTCGGCCCGCGACGAGGTCACCGTCGAGCCCTGCGACCTGCGCGAGGTGGTCGCCGCCGCGCTCTCCGAGACCGAGGCGCTCCTGGCGTCGCGCGACCTGACCCTGCGCACCGACGTGCCGGACGAGCCCGTCGTGGTGAACGGCGAGCGCGACCAGCTGGAGCGCGTGCTGATGAACCTGGTCTCCAACGCCGTGAAGTTCACCGGCGACGGCGGGAGCGTCGACGTCACCCTGACCGGCTCCCCCGGCACCGCCGTGCTGCGGGTCAGCGACACCGGCGTCGGCATCCCCGCCTCGGAGCAGGAGCGGCTCTTCGAGTCCTTCTTCCGGGCGAGCACGGCGGTCAGCACCGGGGTCCAGGGCACCGGGCTCGGCCTGACGATCGTGCGCACGATCGTCGAGGGCCACGGCGGCACCGTCGACGTCACCTCCGAGGAGGGCCGGGGCACCACCT
The Nocardioides marinisabuli genome window above contains:
- a CDS encoding WS/DGAT/MGAT family O-acyltransferase; this encodes MDRLSGLDASFLYLETPAQLMHVCGLLVLDVSTMPGGYGFERLRAGIEGHVRDVPAFTRRLRRVPLGLDHPVWVRDRSFDIERHVHRLALPTPGGYRELTELAGHLAGLPLDRSRPLWEMWVIEGYEGDKVVVLSKMHHATVDGVSGANLISHLCALSATDAPLAPAPRATHGREPGPAELLGRGVLSTATRPLQLARLVSPSATLVTRTVGRARNGTAMAAPLTAPRTSFNGTITSHRSIGLADMDLEQVRAVKRATGTTVNDVVLAVAGGALRSYLLDRGELPTDSLLATVPVSVRSSSRRSDGANKVSALFTRLGTDIEDPLERVRDLAVRNRHAKDHHNAISADSLQDWAEFAAPRTFGLAVRAYAGLRLAEKHPVVHNLVISNVPGPPVPLYFVGARIEALYPLGPVFHGAGLNITVMSNAGELHVGVIACRESMPDVDDLVQRFPAALDELAGLVDGPGVTAPAR
- a CDS encoding alpha/beta hydrolase, with amino-acid sequence MAFLRRQVVTAALVANAVRPVPGYRTALLSFFPSWLVGELAPHVLAATVADAAAHATGPRRDARGLALAAASSAGLAYLLDQSRRVRRVAEESLTEALGADYEDGLETRPSPADLALPWRRLVYPFRMREPRVRVERDIAYDDALGRRGMLDVYRPVDSPPEGAPVLLQVHGGGWTIGRKDQQGIPLMQHLAAKGWVCVAVNYRLAPRDRWPAQIEDVKKTIAWVREHISAYGGDPGYIAITGGSAGGHLAALAALTPHRREWQPGFEDADTSVQVAVPHYGIYDFAGSTGVRAAELMRDRFLGPRVLGRRWAEDPEVFEDASPILQVTDRAPDMFVLHGRHDSLAPVEQARLFVERLRSTSRRSVVYAELPGAQHAFDVFPSIRSAHVVRAIDRYLHWHWHTHRSARAGAAT
- a CDS encoding response regulator transcription factor yields the protein MAKVLVVDDDPALRQALRGALGRVGFEVVVAPDARGGLDLLTTARPDAVVLDLGLPDAHGLDVVRRFRGLSTVPVLILSGSTEESRKVQALEAGADDYLDKPFGVEELGARLRALLRRSGAAEGDPAGARPAVLDLGRLVVDLGARTVVVDGDPVHLTPTEWRLLEELAAHPGRLLTHRWLLARVWEEGRGEESRAALRTHVRSLRAKLGDPAERPTYVATESGAGYRWIAEPPDAAGAATVEDAPGEVPDTRALVHDLNNALTALQLGVHLAQGRLERSSLDDEERRAVLAPLDHLDATLARAGRLAVALEHRAIGEQTARGD
- a CDS encoding response regulator, with translation MATILVVDDDEDIRELVELALTTEGHDVATSPDGARALDHLEQQPVDLAIVDVSMPVLGGIGFTASLRSMERRSHGRRPRTTVVLLSALTAPEDIDAGLAAGADGYLPKPFRVADLTRVVQLHLDRRGPSVDPLQAEDCCEAQGSR
- a CDS encoding sensor histidine kinase, which translates into the protein MTTPTAEAPRRVPVAAAAGLLGLVFVLGVVSVRFAVPGTEVAAWWPASGVGAGLLLLHDRRHWPLLLGLLVPLSAAANAVGGRPVPLSLVYGVVNAAEVLVFCVALGGLRARPSLVTGEDFRRLLVVGLATGLGIGAVAGVVVAVMTDGDPWSTARSVAASHSAALLAVVPVFLRSTPAPGLLERRSAAVVAQLALTAALSAVVFAPGQELPLTFLVVPLVVWGAAVLPVRWLTWQILVISTGVTLMTAEAGGPFGAPESIDAQARGAMVQLFIVTMAVVALPLAIAVQQRRTALEEARAAASALRRERELTSAVLDSATGTAIIGTDPEGVVTYVNPGAEDLLGRPAAALVGSPLTSIYDPEALRARREPGVSDLGTVMRSVVDGSPGRQDWCWVRGDGSQVTVSVATTVLQGDDAAPAGYLAVAHDVSERRAAERTLRAALDREQLAVERLEELDREKSEFVSSVSHELRTPMTSVLGFTQLLGTGAGGPLTDRQRDMVARIDRSGHRLLGLIENILSLSRVESARDEVTVEPCDLREVVAAALSETEALLASRDLTLRTDVPDEPVVVNGERDQLERVLMNLVSNAVKFTGDGGSVDVTLTGSPGTAVLRVSDTGVGIPASEQERLFESFFRASTAVSTGVQGTGLGLTIVRTIVEGHGGTVDVTSEEGRGTTFEVRLPTA